From the Amycolatopsis thermoflava N1165 genome, one window contains:
- a CDS encoding peptidase inhibitor family I36 protein: MRASVFLAVLAIAFVPATAAAQEVSTFDGRDCPRDSLCLYRDHGFTGGGLALRPGDRIGDLATYDLADRISSWTNDTGVTCTWYESPDFYGRAHEMLDGYRVDLPGPEDDTPSSVACG; this comes from the coding sequence ATGCGTGCATCGGTGTTCCTCGCCGTACTGGCGATCGCGTTCGTGCCGGCCACCGCTGCGGCACAAGAGGTTTCCACGTTCGACGGCCGCGACTGCCCGCGGGACAGTCTGTGCCTGTACCGGGACCACGGCTTCACCGGCGGCGGTCTGGCCCTGCGACCGGGCGACCGGATCGGCGACCTGGCGACCTACGACCTCGCCGACCGGATCTCGTCCTGGACCAACGACACCGGCGTCACCTGCACCTGGTACGAGAGCCCCGACTTCTACGGCAGGGCGCACGAAATGCTCGACGGCTACCGCGTCGACCTGCCCGGCCCGGAGGACGACACCCCCTCGTCGGTCGCCTGCGGCTGA
- a CDS encoding SDR family NAD(P)-dependent oxidoreductase, with product MSHTIVMTGASRGIGRVALDEIRRRDPDAHVVVVARTDLGDGTVTADLSSLRSVRDAATAIRDRLDRGDLPPLRVFVGNAGMQHTNALTTGPDGFESTFTVNVLANHVFVRVLQDRFATSGRVVITTSDTHFGDFRHNLGLVPGPVWRSPDVLARPGAFPDPSSAAAGRTAYSTSKLATIHLVHEYARRLPPGVAAVAYNPAFVPGTGLTRDAGPVVRFAVRRILPAMTWTPWATSPAAAGRYLADVVLGTIDAPSGSYVDRGAVVPSSPESYDPRRERELWDAAERLTAVGV from the coding sequence GTGAGCCACACGATCGTCATGACCGGCGCCAGCCGCGGCATCGGGCGCGTCGCCCTGGACGAGATCCGCCGGCGGGACCCCGATGCGCACGTGGTCGTCGTCGCGCGGACGGACCTCGGCGACGGCACGGTGACCGCGGACCTGAGTTCGCTGCGCAGCGTCCGGGACGCCGCCACCGCGATCCGCGACCGGCTGGACCGCGGCGACCTGCCGCCGCTGCGCGTGTTCGTGGGGAACGCGGGCATGCAGCACACGAACGCGCTCACGACGGGGCCGGACGGGTTCGAGTCGACCTTCACGGTCAACGTGCTCGCCAACCACGTGTTCGTCCGCGTGCTGCAGGACCGCTTCGCCACGTCGGGGCGGGTCGTGATCACCACGAGCGACACCCACTTCGGCGACTTCCGGCACAACCTGGGTCTCGTGCCCGGCCCGGTGTGGCGGTCCCCGGACGTGCTCGCGCGGCCCGGCGCCTTCCCGGATCCGTCGAGCGCGGCCGCCGGGCGCACCGCGTACTCGACGAGCAAACTGGCCACCATCCACCTGGTGCACGAGTACGCGCGCCGGCTGCCGCCCGGGGTCGCCGCCGTGGCGTACAACCCCGCGTTCGTGCCCGGCACCGGACTCACCCGCGACGCCGGTCCGGTCGTCCGGTTCGCGGTGCGCCGGATCCTGCCCGCGATGACCTGGACGCCGTGGGCGACCAGTCCCGCCGCCGCCGGCCGCTACCTCGCCGACGTCGTCCTCGGGACGATCGACGCACCGAGCGGGTCCTATGTGGACCGTGGTGCGGTGGTCCCGTCGTCCCCGGAGTCCTACGACCCGCGGCGCGAGCGGGAGCTCTGGGATGCGGCCGAGCGGCTCACCGCGGTCGGGGTGTAA
- a CDS encoding class I SAM-dependent methyltransferase, translating into MADPYRSFGRGYSAVRQPDPRIARQVHAALGAAATVLNVGAGAGSYEPDGRGVLAVEPSATMLRQRPPGSAPAVCAVAEHLPCVDDRFDAALAVLTVHHWRDPAAGLAELRRVSRRQVVFTWDVEVMARYWLVREYLPEIAERERGLANLDAVVRGLSGPDRRVVVQPVPVPWDCTDGFLAAYWRRPHSYLDDDVRAGMSGVAALPADVVRPAVGRLAEDLGSGAWQRRHRDLLDRDSLDVGYRLVIGTAIS; encoded by the coding sequence ATGGCCGACCCCTACCGCTCGTTCGGCCGCGGCTACTCCGCGGTGCGGCAGCCGGATCCGCGGATCGCCCGCCAGGTGCATGCCGCGCTCGGCGCGGCCGCGACGGTGCTGAACGTCGGCGCGGGCGCCGGATCGTACGAACCGGACGGCCGGGGCGTGCTGGCGGTCGAGCCGTCGGCGACGATGCTGCGCCAGCGACCGCCCGGCTCGGCCCCGGCCGTGTGCGCGGTCGCCGAGCATCTGCCCTGCGTCGACGACCGGTTCGACGCCGCGCTCGCCGTGCTGACCGTGCACCACTGGCGCGACCCGGCGGCCGGGCTGGCCGAACTGCGCCGCGTGTCCCGGCGGCAGGTGGTGTTCACGTGGGACGTCGAGGTGATGGCGCGGTACTGGCTCGTCCGCGAGTACCTGCCGGAGATCGCCGAGCGGGAACGGGGCCTGGCGAACCTGGACGCGGTGGTCCGCGGGCTGAGCGGCCCCGACCGGCGGGTGGTGGTCCAGCCGGTCCCCGTCCCGTGGGACTGCACCGACGGTTTCCTGGCCGCCTACTGGCGCCGCCCGCACAGTTACCTGGACGACGACGTGCGGGCGGGCATGTCCGGCGTCGCGGCGCTGCCGGCGGACGTGGTTCGCCCCGCGGTGGGCAGACTGGCCGAGGACCTCGGCTCCGGCGCGTGGCAGCGCCGGCACCGCGACCTCCTGGACCGGGATTCGCTGGACGTCGGCTACCGCCTGGTGATCGGGACAGCGATCAGCTGA